A region from the Macadamia integrifolia cultivar HAES 741 unplaced genomic scaffold, SCU_Mint_v3 scaffold457, whole genome shotgun sequence genome encodes:
- the LOC122068776 gene encoding E3 ubiquitin-protein ligase UPL6-like isoform X7, whose product MDYKPKNAIMDNRVKRLAFACLQAVHHNRNHLKDQLLMSSECTSVPAVILLEAVVIMTDPKLPWACKVVGYLLQRNIFVLVRDIVVTAKQSTMARSTKGQISSLEHFLILMASHVGQQPYTCTNIDPRWSFFSQVLTIPFMWQLFPHLKEVFTNTGMSKHYIHQMALHVHGHAKTLPDDLSREFPGYACLLGNTLEIAVVAFSQPNSSFDMAVDFAVVSAFMLEALPPIKSPNRENKGDSSSGIDEMAIDEECIVEGINVDLKQQIINAIDSRLLQQLVNVLSRGTSLSRSPKNGPENKVVEAVGAICAFLHVTFSRLPLERIMTVLAYRTELVPMLWNFMKWCHEDQQWPSLSGQTDHLSGEGPGWLLPLAVFCPVYKHMLMIVDNEEFYDQEKPLSLKDIRGLIVILKQALWQLLWVIPMKSPNAVKSSTTHSTIRRNSVDFIQQRVSIVTSELLAQLQDWNNRRQFTSPSVFHGQAQEAVDEVFISQALTENTRAYDILRQAPFLVPFTSRVKIFTSQLAAARQRNGPQDAFTQHRFRIRRDRIFEDAFNQLSALTEEDLRGAIRVTFVNEFGVEEAGIDGGGIFKDFMENITHAAFDMQYGLFKETADHLLYPNPGSGLIHDQHLQFFHFLGSILGKVELRLLSKIVVLLLLAMFEGILVDIPFATFFLSKLKQKYNYLNDLPSLDPELYRHLIFLKVIFSDFIIYFFVFWIILKFKSCKYRSPSEFFTAFENLFFAI is encoded by the exons ATGGACTACAAGCCAAAGAATGCTATCATGGATAACAGAGTGAAGCGACTTGCATTTGCTTGCCTTCAGGCTGTTCATCATAATAG GAATCATCTTAAGGATCAGCTTTTGATGTCATCTGAGTGCACCAGTGTTCCGGCAGTCATCTTGCTTGAGGCAGTGGTTATCATGACAGATCCAAAACTTCCATGGGCTTGCAAAGTAGTTGGTTATCTGTTGCAAAGAAATATATTTGTGTTAGTGAGAGATATTGTTGTCACTGCAAAG CAAAGTACAATGGCTCGATCCACTAAAGGACAGATTTCTTCTTTGGAGCATTTTCTTATTCTTATGGCTTCTCATGTTGGTCAGCAGCCTTATACTTGTACGAATATAGATCCAAGATGGAGTTTTTTCTCCCAAGTTCTTACCATTCCTTTCATGTGGCAGCTTTTCCCACATTTAAAAGAG GTGTTCACAAATACTGGGATGAGCAAACATTATATTCATCAGATGGCATTGCATGTGCATGGTCATGCCAAAACTCTTCCTGATGATTTATCACGAGAATTTCCTGGGTATGCCTGCCTTCTTGGAAATACATTAGAGATTGCTGTGGTTGCTTTCTCTCAACCAAACAGCTCCTTTGATATG GCTGTAGACTTTGCGGTGGTTTCCGCATTTATGTTGGAGGCGTTGCCCCCAATTAAGTCACCAAACAGAGAAAATAAGGGAG ATTCATCTTCGGGTATTGATGAAATGGCTATTGATGAGGAATGTATTGTAGAGGGTATTAATGTGGATTTGAAACAGCAGATTATCAATGCAATTGATTCACGCCTCCTTCAGCAATTG GTTAATGTATTATCCAGAGGTACCTCACTTAGCAGATCACCTAAAAATGGGCCAGAAAATAAGGTGGTGGAAGCAGTTGGGGCCATTTGTGCTTTCCTGCATGTTACGTTCAGTAGGTTACCTCTTGAGCGGATTATGACTGTATTAGCATACAGAACTGAGCTTGTTCCTATGCTTTGGAACTTCATGAAGTGGTGCCATGAGGATCAACAATGGCCATCTTTGTCTGGCCAGACAGATCATCTATCGGGAGAGGGCCCTGGTTGGCTTTTACCTTTAGCTGTCTTTTGTCCTGTATATAA GCATATGCTTATGATAGTTGATAATGAGGAATTCTATGACCAGGAGAAACCACTGTCTTTAAAAGACATCAGAGGCCTGATTGTTATTTTGAAACAG GCCTTGTGGCAGCTCCTTTGGGTAATTCCTATGAAGTCTCCTAATGCAGTGAAATCTTCCACCACCCATTCAACCATCAGGAGGAACTCTGTTGATTTCATTCAACAGAGGGTCAGCATTGTAACTTCTGAGCTTTTGGCACAG TTACAAGATTGGAATAATAGGCGGCAGTTTACTTCCCCAAGTGTCTTCCATGGCCAAGCTCAGGAAGCTGTGGATGAGGTTTTCATTTCTCAG GCTCTTACTGAAAATACCAGAGCATATGACATACTGAGACAAGCTCCTTTCTTGGTGCCATTTACAAGCAGGGTTAAAATATTCACC TCACAGTTAGCTGCCGCAAGGCAAAGAAATGGACCTCAAGATGCTTTTACCCAACATAGATTCAGAATAAGGCGGGATCGAATTTTTGAAGATGCTTTTAATCAGTTGAGTGCATTAACTGAGGAGGATCTTCGGGGAGCG atcCGAGTAACATTTGTCAATGAATTTGGAGTTGAAGAGGCTGGAATTGATGGTGGTGGGATATTCAAAGATTTCATGGAGAATATCACTCACGCAGCTTTTGATATGCAGTATGGGCTATTTAAG GAAACAGCTGACCACCTTCTATACCCTAACCCTGGCTCAGGATTGATACATGATCAACATCTccaatttttccattttcttggtAGCATTCTGGGAAAG GTTGAGCTACGCTTGCTCTCTAAAATTGTTGTTTTATTGCTTTTG GCCATGTTTGAAGGTATTCTTGTTGATATTCCATTTGCGACGTTCTTCTTGAGCAAACTAAAACAAAA